The Triticum aestivum cultivar Chinese Spring chromosome 7B, IWGSC CS RefSeq v2.1, whole genome shotgun sequence genome window below encodes:
- the LOC123157862 gene encoding 40S ribosomal protein S14, protein MSSKRKTREPKEENVTLGPAVREGEHVFGVAHIFASFNDTFIHVTDLSGRETLVRITGGMKVKADRDESSPYAAMLASQDVATRCKELGITALHIKLRATGGNKTKTPGPGAQSALRALARSGMKIGRIEDVTPVPTDSTRRKGGRRGRRL, encoded by the exons ATG TCGTCGAAGAGGAAGACCAGGGAGCCCAAGGAGGAGAATGTCACCCTTGGACCGGCTGTCCGTGAGGGAGAGCATGTCTTTGGCGTTGCTCACATCTTTGCATCCTTCAATGACACCTTCATC CATGTGACTGACTTGTCTGGGAGGGAAACCCTGGTGCGGATCACTG GTGGCATGAAGGTCAAGGCTGATCGTGATGAATCGTCACCCTATGCTGCTATGCTTGCATCTCAGGATGTTGCTACCCGTTGCAAG GAGCTTGGTATCACCGCACTGCACATTAAGCTCCGTGCCACTGGAGGCAACAAGACCAAGACACCTGGACCTGGAGCCCAGTCTGCTCTCAGGGCTCTTGCTCGTTCTGGGATGAAAATTGGGCGCATTG AGGACGTGACTCCAGTTCCCACTGACAGCACCCGCCGgaagggaggaaggaggggaaggaggcTGTAG